The region CCTTATTCCTGCAAAAGTTTCCTCTTTAGTTCTGTGTTCCCTTTCAAGACCTATTATCAGACCTGTTGAGAGTGAGAATAAAATCTTGAATATCAGGCTGTACGTCTGGATATCAATCATTATTTCCATCTATCATCCTCTTGAATCCTTCAAGCTTATTTAGCTCTTTTTCCGATAATCTCCTTTCGTTATATTTTTTTAATCTGATAATAACCCCCTCTTTTCCTTTAATTATATGTTTTTCAAGAGTCTGTTTAAATATAAGATTGTCATCTTCTATTATTCCAGCGTATACGAGACAGTCACCAAGGGTTTTCATTATATTATCAAGATCCCTTCTCCTTCTATCAGGAAGTATAAAATCAATCTTTATCTCTACGGGATCCTTTAAGGGTTCTCCACTACTCTGTTTCTGTAACTCCCATATAGCTCTGTTTATTTTCAGTGAAACATCTTTGGGAACAATGTATCTCTTCCCAGATTTTGAAAAAGCTCTTAAATTTATTTTTACCCTGTTAGCCTTTGAGGGAGGAATAAAGGATAAAAAGTATATATTCATTTCATACTCCTTTTCATTTTGAAATTTTTTCCATTTCAATCTGAAAATTATCTTGCTTTTAATATAAAAAAATATTCGTATTTTAGAATAAGACCCGCTTTAAAAAATTGATCTAAATCAATATTCAATTTGTTTTGGCATACTTATTGCTATATTAAAAATATCATCAGAATAAGAAGTTTCAACGGTTAGATGTTGTTAACCTAAACTTTTTACTATATATTAATGTCGTTATATTTTATTAACAGTTAAGGATGGTTATTAACACGTAAAAAATCTTAAGAAGGAATATATACTAAAAACAGGAGGTATATTCATGAAGAAATTAAAATTTCTCGTCGCCTCGGTGGCAGGATCATTAACATTCTCTATGGCAGCATCAGCTGCAGACTTCCTGATCTGGGTGGATGACGCTCACAAGCTATTAGGAAAGCCTGACGTCAGGTTTGTTGATGGGGATTCACCTAAAAAGTTCAAGGAAGGACATATCCCTGGATCTGTAAATGCATTTGCTCACGATCTCCACTACCTTGAGGATATCAGAAAGTGTGACGGTCTCCCTATGTGTCCTGATAGAGCTGCTGAGTTTATAGGAAAGGTTCTTGGCATTGATAACAATACAACTGTGATAGCTTATGATGATGGTAGAGGCCCTAACGCATCAGGTGTATGGTTTTTCCTCTCCCTCTACGGTGTTAAAGATGTAAAAATGATGGATGGTGGATTTGCCACATGGGAAAGTAAAGGTTATGAAGTTGAAAAAGGTGAAGGCAAAAAGCCATCTCCAAAAACATTCAAGGTTAATGTTAACAGAGATATGATCGCTACTAAAGAGGAAGTTTTAAAGGCTGTTGAGGACATAAAGAAGAACGGAAAGAACAGCCAGTACTTCATACTTGATGCGAGAAGGTTTGCAGAATATACAGGTAAAAAGCTTTTAGATGCCCTTGAAAAACCAGGAAAGCATATAACTGTTGCTAGAGGTGGGCATATTCCAGGAGCTGTTTTCTTTGAGTGGAAAAAGGTTGCTGGAAACTCAAAAGGAAAGCCAGGGAAACATCTTTTCAAACCATTAAAGAAACTCAAAAAAGCATTTTATAAAAAGTTAGGTAAAAAGGGTCTCACTCCTGACAAAACTGTTATCACATACTGCCATGTTGGTCTCGGAAGAGGATCGTTTATCTACGCAGCACTTAAACTTGTTGGACATAAGAAGGCTAAAGTTTATGTAGGATCATGGGACGAATGGGGTAACACTCCAGAACTTCCAGTTGAAAAATAAAATCAGGGGGGAACTCCCCCTTCCTTTAACTAAAAGGAGGTAAAAGATGGAACATATAGATCATCTCTTGATGGGACTGTTGACAGGAGCCCTTTTCGGAATAGTGCTTCACAAGGTAGGAGCAATAAGATACTCACGTGTAGAAGGGATGCTTCTT is a window of Persephonella marina EX-H1 DNA encoding:
- a CDS encoding sulfurtransferase, producing MKKLKFLVASVAGSLTFSMAASAADFLIWVDDAHKLLGKPDVRFVDGDSPKKFKEGHIPGSVNAFAHDLHYLEDIRKCDGLPMCPDRAAEFIGKVLGIDNNTTVIAYDDGRGPNASGVWFFLSLYGVKDVKMMDGGFATWESKGYEVEKGEGKKPSPKTFKVNVNRDMIATKEEVLKAVEDIKKNGKNSQYFILDARRFAEYTGKKLLDALEKPGKHITVARGGHIPGAVFFEWKKVAGNSKGKPGKHLFKPLKKLKKAFYKKLGKKGLTPDKTVITYCHVGLGRGSFIYAALKLVGHKKAKVYVGSWDEWGNTPELPVEK
- a CDS encoding RusA family crossover junction endodeoxyribonuclease; translation: MNIYFLSFIPPSKANRVKINLRAFSKSGKRYIVPKDVSLKINRAIWELQKQSSGEPLKDPVEIKIDFILPDRRRRDLDNIMKTLGDCLVYAGIIEDDNLIFKQTLEKHIIKGKEGVIIRLKKYNERRLSEKELNKLEGFKRMIDGNND